A genomic segment from Arcobacter acticola encodes:
- a CDS encoding TolC family protein: MLKKVSKIIAISVVASFVITGCSIKPEAMLKEDVKEMIKKDLTTLSDVVQPVTKPISLDEAIDRGLNHNLQKRVKILETALSNQQLDLVYYDMLPSLTASAGYSERNNYAGSASTTFDENGNPRPLDANPSYSVSQDKERTTSDLTFSWNILDFGLSYVRAQQQADKFLIAQEKQKKVEHNLTQEIRRAYYQAVSSQDLLKRIQPMMVEVKKALSDSKEIQNQRVAKSPMEALSYQRELLDILRSLHTLESSLISAKVELAELMGLKPGIVFDLADKVEKNYDIPQIDMSLEEMELIALENRPELAESRYQERISEKEITAAKLKLLPGINLSTSLSYENSDYLLNNDWYSYGANVSWNLLNVFKANEMNKLAKTQVEVAKEQNLALSMAVLSQVHLSIIKFNQAKKEYLLAKDYLNVADDIYKLVEVENDLNINSRLVLIKEKLNHILATLRYSSSYANVQNSYGRIYASIGVDKKIETPSNNVNNILAIENPKVEEPKQEVPVVVIEEPKQEVLTKEQVNQETPIVEEAKNDSMIKEDDFYNKKFSSSIITIFEGEKLLVNNEEYMVKANDDISTIAKEKGVSISSIVIENFWLVEKNRVSSK, translated from the coding sequence ATGCTAAAAAAAGTTTCTAAAATCATTGCTATTTCTGTTGTAGCTTCTTTTGTTATAACTGGTTGTTCAATAAAACCAGAAGCAATGTTAAAAGAAGATGTAAAAGAGATGATAAAAAAAGACCTAACTACTTTAAGTGATGTAGTTCAACCTGTTACTAAACCAATATCTTTAGATGAAGCTATTGATAGAGGATTAAATCATAATCTTCAAAAAAGAGTAAAAATTCTTGAAACAGCACTTTCTAATCAACAATTGGATTTAGTATATTATGATATGTTACCAAGTTTAACAGCAAGTGCTGGATATTCAGAAAGAAATAATTATGCAGGTAGTGCAAGTACTACATTTGATGAAAATGGTAATCCAAGACCATTAGATGCTAATCCTTCTTATTCAGTTTCTCAAGATAAAGAAAGAACAACATCTGATTTAACATTTTCTTGGAATATTTTAGATTTTGGTTTATCTTATGTGAGAGCTCAACAACAAGCTGATAAATTTTTAATAGCTCAAGAAAAACAAAAAAAAGTAGAGCATAATTTAACTCAAGAAATTAGAAGAGCTTATTATCAAGCTGTTTCATCTCAAGATTTATTAAAAAGAATACAACCTATGATGGTTGAAGTTAAAAAAGCATTATCAGATTCAAAAGAAATACAAAATCAAAGAGTTGCAAAATCTCCCATGGAAGCTTTATCATATCAACGAGAACTACTTGATATTTTAAGATCATTACATACATTAGAAAGTAGTTTGATTTCTGCTAAAGTTGAATTGGCTGAATTAATGGGATTAAAACCTGGAATTGTATTTGATTTAGCTGATAAAGTTGAAAAAAACTATGATATTCCACAAATAGATATGAGTTTAGAAGAAATGGAGTTAATTGCATTAGAAAATAGACCAGAACTTGCAGAAAGTAGATATCAAGAAAGAATATCTGAAAAAGAGATAACAGCTGCAAAATTAAAATTATTGCCAGGTATTAATTTAAGTACATCATTATCTTATGAAAATAGTGATTATTTATTAAATAATGATTGGTATTCTTATGGAGCTAATGTTTCTTGGAATTTATTAAATGTATTTAAAGCTAATGAAATGAACAAACTAGCTAAAACACAAGTTGAAGTAGCAAAAGAACAAAATTTAGCTTTATCAATGGCTGTATTATCTCAAGTACATTTATCAATTATAAAATTTAATCAAGCTAAAAAAGAATACTTATTAGCAAAAGATTATTTAAATGTTGCAGATGATATTTATAAATTAGTAGAAGTTGAAAATGATTTAAATATTAACAGCAGACTAGTTTTAATAAAAGAAAAACTAAATCATATTTTAGCAACTCTTAGATATTCATCATCATATGCAAATGTACAAAATAGTTATGGAAGAATTTATGCTTCTATTGGAGTTGATAAAAAAATTGAAACACCTTCTAATAACGTAAATAATATTTTAGCGATAGAAAACCCAAAAGTAGAAGAACCAAAACAAGAAGTTCCAGTTGTTGTTATTGAAGAACCAAAACAAGAAGTACTAACAAAAGAACAAGTAAACCAAGAAACTCCAATTGTTGAAGAAGCTAAAAATGATTCGATGATTAAAGAAGATGATTTTTACAATAAAAAATTTAGTAGTTCAATAATTACTATTTTTGAGGGTGAAAAATTATTAGTAAATAATGAAGAATATATGGTAAAAGCAAATGATGATATATCAACAATTGCAAAAGAAAAAGGTGTTTCTATTTCTTCAATTGTAATTGAAAATTTTTGGTTAGTTGAAAAAAATAGAGTTAGCTCAAAATAA
- a CDS encoding efflux RND transporter periplasmic adaptor subunit has protein sequence MKKILSLALLASCLYSDNNLTSRAVIVSLDRTVLSSEIAGEIIYLSKFEGDAFAKDESLLKIDCSVYKAQKRKIDVEKEIARLELEKNKKLDTYGSVGTFEIQISQENLNKQKAESDIAAINISRCDIKAPFDGRIASKKVSKYQNIKPQDELLEIVGIDNLEARVVVPSSWLVWLKKGKEFDLSIDETKTTVKAKIIQIDSVVDPTSQSITIRAKLLKPFENIIPGMSATANFYQENN, from the coding sequence ATGAAAAAAATTTTAAGTTTAGCCTTGTTGGCCTCTTGTTTGTACTCTGATAATAATTTAACTTCAAGAGCTGTAATTGTTTCACTTGATAGAACAGTTTTATCAAGTGAAATAGCTGGAGAAATTATATATCTTTCAAAATTTGAAGGAGATGCTTTTGCTAAAGATGAATCTTTACTCAAAATTGATTGTTCAGTATATAAAGCTCAAAAGAGAAAAATAGATGTTGAGAAAGAGATAGCAAGACTAGAACTTGAAAAAAATAAGAAATTAGATACTTATGGTTCGGTTGGAACATTTGAAATACAAATTTCTCAAGAGAATCTTAATAAACAAAAAGCAGAAAGTGATATAGCAGCTATTAATATTTCTAGATGTGATATAAAAGCACCCTTTGATGGGAGAATTGCAAGTAAGAAAGTGTCTAAATATCAAAACATAAAACCACAAGATGAACTTTTGGAAATTGTAGGAATTGATAATCTTGAAGCAAGAGTAGTTGTTCCTTCTTCTTGGCTTGTTTGGTTAAAAAAAGGAAAAGAGTTTGATTTATCTATTGATGAGACAAAAACAACAGTAAAGGCGAAAATTATACAAATTGACTCAGTTGTTGATCCAACGAGTCAATCTATTACAATTAGAGCAAAATTATTAAAACCATTTGAAAATATAATTCCAGGTATGAGTGCAACAGCAAACTTCTACCAAGAAAATAACTGA